The region ttttagttatttatagtgtttttatctaatggtttaattcattgcatgtaatgcgactattgttatattgcatttgtttttttactatatatagcgttcctaactatgtgatttatttattaggaaaaactaaaggaaaaaaagatggagtatgaagcgattgcttctagtgatagttctgttcatcttgaagacattgataaccggattattactgaagttttgggtcctgaaaagtATGGTCGGGTTCAATTTCAAAGATCTTTTatcagcccaacccaatattttggatccagctcgcaccaatacatggcttcgcggagtcaatctcaagctgaagttcagaggttaaaagaccagatggctcagatgcaagcgaccacatttgaggttcaaaggaaatatgaagaacttcagcagcaacttaaagcagaggctgcagcgagggaagcagaggctacagcgagagaagcagatgccacagcgagagaagcagtgagagaagcagaggttcaaaagaaatacgAAGAACTACAAGTACGACTTCAAAAAGAtgcggcatcgagagaagcagagcagagcaaaaagtacgacgaacttcaacagcagcttcagattatgatgaagatgtttcagcagtcgcaacttccgccgtcatagtgtatgTTGCATAAATACTTTTAACGCttttgtaaagaaaagtatgaattcacttttatttatcaattaatattattttagtcatttaatttgaaacattatataaatttattgtttttggttagtttagatttggttgcttttgatttgctgttgcaggagggctgaaaaaaaataaaaaatttaattttaaaaaaatcccaaaattagtggcgtttttaaaaaagcgccgctaaagaacactacttttagcggcgtttttgaagaagcgccgctatagaacattacTTTTAGAGGTGTTTTCttccaaagcgccgctaaagaacatgagctttagcggcgtttattttaAGTGCCGCTAaaaaacatgatctttagcggcgttttttttctaagcgccgctaaagaacatgatctttagggGCTTttttttaagcgccgctaaagaacatgatctttaggggcatttttttctaagcgccgctaaagaacatgagctttagcggcgtttctttatgtaagcgccgcaaaagttagcgacgttgtcgttagcggcattttttgtggcgcttgtAAAAGCGCCGGAAATGGAgttagtggcgttaaaaagcgccgctaaagacctaaAAAACGCGCCTCATTTGGTGTAGTGCCTATTAATTGGATgttcactttttttaaaaatagtttagattCGAATCATCATTATACTAAAACCtatttaatattgttattaaattatctttttttttgaaaaaatcatgcttaaaataaattttaaaaataagtatattttaaaattaaaatacttggaattattgtaataaaatatttgaaatttaattaatatattttaactatttaatgcttcaagtttttttttattttttttattttagatcacGAGAGTTATTTATTTCAATGTCTATTTTTTTACTAGTAATAGGTATTGGTATTTATCTAGATTTCCTCCTCAAATTATAAGGTGGGAAGGTAAGAAAGTCGAAACTattttatacaattatttttatagatagttttcatgaataaaacaaaaaatcaaaataaatattacgattattacatttttaaaattttattattcataactataaatttaaccctcaaaagTCTACCAATTTTTTAATTTGTCCTTattcttttggttttttttttcaattgcacCACCAAtctttcaatttttatcaaattgatcaaATTTGGATGGAAAAAAACTAATGTATCCATTAATTGACTAACAATTGATGAAATTCATTGATGTGGCATGCTAGATGTACTTAATTATTGATGTAGCACTATTTTATCTTATACATCATGTcaacaaattatttaaattttataaaaaaattgaaaaaaaaagatttttaaataGTGTGGAAActtttatattaattcaaaatatgtataattttaaaaaaaagtatttcatCTTATTAACTCATTTTCATTGCAATGCGGGCGCCTTCTCAGCCTTTCATAATTTTCCTCAACCACTTTTTGGGCATCCATTAGAGTTGGGGCATGGCACAAACCTTGACAAGCAATCCCAGGATGTATAATGGGAAACCCTTTCAAAAGCTTTGCCAATTCCGCACTCTCATTATTCTCTTTAATTTCTTCAACCCACCAATATGCTTCCCCCCTTTTGAACACTTGAGTGAACTAAGTTCAAATATAAATATGTTAAAGTGACCATTTATCTTAAatcaaatttcttttaataattttatataagctATTACAAAAgcatatataataatattcatTATTCTGTGACACCAATCTAATCAAAAGTCTTAAATTAATACTAGTTTATGACATACAATGtgagtaaaaatatatttaagaaccaaatgaaataatttaaaaaaaaaataacagtATCAGTATAGATGACCAAACAACTCTATCTCATATCATATCGGCATAAACCAAACCCACGGAGAAACCCACACCCTCCGTAATTTTTGACGTCAATCTaacatcaatattttaaaatgacaaaaaaaaatcaaaagaaaagctGAAAAGGGAATTCTATCACAAAAAGATATCAACTAAGCATCcaaaatcattaatgaaaaagaaaCACCACATAAGCCTTCTTATTTGTTTCTCAATCCTCCCACTTCTACTGCATGtttgtaccataaaattttaatgtggTCAGTCAAATAGCACAAAAGAGAGAGCAGAGGCAGGCACCTTCCTCTTTCATGATTGTCTATGAAAGATTCTAGAAATTTAAGTACAAAAATTGAGCTTCTTCATCACCTTTGCATATGCGGCAGGTACTATAGCAGGTTGTCGCAGTCTCCGTCTTGATTTCTTGGACTGCATTAAACAACAGACTATCACTATATTGCAAGATAAGTCATTGATTTTCAACACTCTTTATATGCCACTAAGATGTAACAACTTGTAGAATTAAGCTAATGATAAGAAAAGAAGCAGAGATGATTGTATTATACTGGTTGAGCTTGAAAGAAGAAAACTGTGTTGAGCTCATGATCTCCAATACTTCATTTATCGGTGACAACCATCTCTAAGGTATTGATTATAAGGTTTGCCCTAGGTTTCCCTTGGCTACAAGTATTTCCTACGTTGTGGATTAGATAAAGATTTTAAGGACAATAATCCTGTATTATCCCAAACTACAATGTTGGAGTTTTGGAGACCTTGGCCAAAGGTCCATATTTACAATAATATCATTTCAAGAAATTTTCAGTCCATTAAATGAACAACAGAAGTGCTAGATGTTGTGAAACAGCATACAAACATCTATGCATTTGCAATCATACAACGGCATCTTGCCTAATGGCAAGCCATAGATATTTGCCTCTGCTCCCCTTTTTTATGCCCAAGATCGTTCCTCGATATAAATAAGGGCAATTTTGCAGCAGTGAAAGTACAAGGTTCGCCTGAATTCACCTCCAACATGAAGTCTACACCATTACACTCCCACCATCTaaaaatccctttttttttaaagaaaaaatagtcCAGAGGATGGCTAAACGCACCATTACCCTCCCACCATCACACCACACAGGTACACGCATGTGCGCACCCACAACTCAGCAAGAGTGCAAGACAGAAAGCAACTACATAGGTTGAACCCTAAAATGTCAAAGGCAGCTGAATAACTGGCTTCACAAGAAGTAACTTTCAAATCTTTAACAATGATTCTTTCAATTCCTAAATAACCCTCAAAAATCCATCAGGTGCGTGTTATACGCCTACTCAGTGAGACCAAGATATCTCCTTTATGTTCTAGCTGATTACGTACAACCAGAATTTTGTTAAGCACTAAGGATGCATATGGAACTATTGACGCATAAAATAAAGCATGCTTTcagctcaaaaaaaaaaaaaaaaagaagaagaaaactcaAACCCAGAATAAGAACATCAAACTGGAACTGGAACAATACAAAAATGGCATTACCTTCAAATGTGCATTATGATTTTTGCCTTCCCTCCAGCGACGAATATTCCCATCATTCATTGTCCTAAATCGGGACTTATAGGACCTAATcgaattcaaagtaaaacattaACCAAAcaaatctacaaaaaaaaaatggtttccccaaaaagaaaaaaaaataggaaCAAGCTTACGAATAAGATTTCATCTTAATCTTCTTGTGTTTGGAAGTACGTGGAGTCATGGGCTTCCTCCTCTTTGCTCGTTCTCTTGACGAAACATGCCGGACTTGGACCAACTACAGAAAAATGACACCCATAGTTTAGAATCTCGTTTAAATAAAGGATAAAATTTCAACAACCATTGAAATGCAAAGGAACCGAAAGTTTACAGAGAGAAGCAgtggggaagaagaaaaggagtTGACGGCGAGAGGAGGTGATGCGACACTGCTATTGAGAAAGGGTTCAAAGCTCCATTTGGTTGAAATAAAGTGGACTGGAGGAGACGAATGATGCAGAAGGCGACGAGAAGCAGAAAGAGAGGGAAGAGTTTGGGTTGATTGGAGAGCCAAAAAGCGGAGCTTCGTACATAATCTCTGCATCGTCTAATCTTTGGTCCCTGCAAGTTGCAGGCTGCAACCAGGACACAGTTTAGGGTTTAGGCTG is a window of Gossypium hirsutum isolate 1008001.06 chromosome D08, Gossypium_hirsutum_v2.1, whole genome shotgun sequence DNA encoding:
- the LOC107900653 gene encoding uncharacterized protein, producing the protein MQRLCTKLRFLALQSTQTLPSLSASRRLLHHSSPPVHFISTKWSFEPFLNSSVASPPLAVNSFSSSPLLLSLVQVRHVSSRERAKRRKPMTPRTSKHKKIKMKSYSSYKSRFRTMNDGNIRRWREGKNHNAHLKSKKSRRRLRQPAIVPAAYAKVMKKLNFCT